The following are encoded in a window of Clostridium thermarum genomic DNA:
- a CDS encoding peptidoglycan recognition protein family protein, which yields MEIITKYMTRNDCYRTGRKINVKGIMVHSTATPGIMAADWFDRWNKSYALGEIDRQVCVHSFVDDKVVMQYLPWDHRGWHAGGRANDTHIGFEICEPGGFRYGSGSTMVGYDVKVNEEYFNKVYANAVDLCVYLCKMFGLTEKDIIDHSEGYKLGIASAHGDVMHWFPKHGKSMDTLRADVKKALEGSSSQPQPQVQDKEVMELQQILNRLKITDSNGKALVVDGIHGPLTASAIKKLQSIMDLQQVGIAGPASWAAIREILYKPMVSSGSTGYAVRYIQWRVNTVVDGIFGPLTLKAVKTWQASNKLTADGIVGPNTWAKLIGNFS from the coding sequence ATGGAAATAATCACAAAATATATGACTAGAAATGACTGTTACAGAACTGGCCGTAAAATAAACGTAAAAGGAATTATGGTTCACTCTACAGCCACACCCGGAATTATGGCAGCTGACTGGTTTGACCGATGGAATAAGTCCTATGCTCTTGGGGAGATAGATAGGCAAGTTTGCGTTCATTCCTTTGTGGATGATAAGGTAGTTATGCAATATCTTCCCTGGGACCACAGAGGATGGCATGCAGGAGGACGTGCCAATGATACCCACATTGGTTTTGAAATCTGCGAGCCCGGCGGCTTCCGTTATGGAAGTGGCTCCACCATGGTTGGATATGATGTAAAGGTTAATGAGGAATACTTTAACAAGGTCTATGCCAATGCCGTTGACCTTTGCGTTTATCTTTGCAAGATGTTTGGTTTGACAGAAAAAGATATAATTGATCACTCAGAGGGCTACAAACTGGGTATAGCTTCCGCCCATGGCGATGTTATGCATTGGTTCCCCAAACATGGCAAGAGCATGGATACACTGAGAGCAGATGTAAAAAAAGCCCTTGAAGGCTCAAGTTCCCAGCCTCAGCCACAAGTACAGGATAAAGAAGTAATGGAACTGCAGCAAATCTTAAATAGATTAAAAATTACAGATTCTAATGGTAAGGCATTAGTGGTGGACGGCATCCACGGACCTTTAACCGCCTCCGCCATAAAGAAGTTACAATCTATTATGGATCTACAGCAGGTAGGTATTGCAGGTCCGGCTTCCTGGGCAGCTATAAGAGAGATTCTTTATAAGCCAATGGTATCATCAGGATCAACCGGCTATGCTGTAAGATATATTCAATGGCGTGTCAATACAGTCGTTGACGGAATCTTCGGTCCATTGACCCTAAAGGCCGTAAAAACCTGGCAAGCCTCTAATAAGCTTACCGCAGACGGAATTGTGGGTCCCAATACTTGGGCTAAGCTTATAGGTAATTTTTCGTAA